In Humulus lupulus chromosome 7, drHumLupu1.1, whole genome shotgun sequence, the following are encoded in one genomic region:
- the LOC133789409 gene encoding uncharacterized protein LOC133789409 gives MTTKHFARQLSTLDRLFKSEIKQHKQDDFQFSNFKVSIKSGTPQQDNGHDCGVYVMKFMESFFKREESMSPFAPVDERLKIACRLVTHDRNEVRVVVFADKEKYYMQQTPLPVGSPVKTHSDPRFSTKKLKSKNSIPTHPVPTRTSGRLKRIKYEE, from the exons atgaCTACTAAACATTTTGCACGTCAGCTAAGTACTCTTGATCGCCTTTTCAAGTCCGAGATAAAGCAACATAAACAAGATGACTTCCAGTTCTCCAACTTCAAGGTTTCAATAAAGAGCGGTACACCCCAGCAGGACAATGGGCACGATTGTGGAGTATATGTCATGAAGTTTATGGAGTCCTTCTTCAAACGGGAGGAATCCATGTCTCCG TTTGCTCCAGTGGATGAGCGGCTGAAGATAGCATGTCGGCTTGTAACACATGATCGAAACGAGGTGAGGGTGGTTGTTTTCGCTGACAAGGAAAAATACTACATGCAACAGACTCCTCTACCCGTAGGTAGCCCTGTGAAGACCCATTCGGACCCCAGATTTTCAACGAAGAAGCTGAAGTCGAAGAACTCCATTCCCACACATCCAGTACCAACAAGGACTAGTGGTAGACTGAAGAGAATTAAGTATGAGGAATAG